From a single Arachis hypogaea cultivar Tifrunner chromosome 3, arahy.Tifrunner.gnm2.J5K5, whole genome shotgun sequence genomic region:
- the LOC112777436 gene encoding uncharacterized protein, translating into MTRLLKKHGIIHKVATTYHPQINGQAEVSNREIKHILEKIVKPHRRDWSSRLGDALWAYQTAYKTPIDMRLGGAGIERKLQPEELECLPLESYENSRLYKRKVKVVHDKNIKRREFRAGDQVLLYNSRLRLMPSKLRSRWDGPYVVEKVKPYGVVHLSHPSSPTFFRVNGHRLKLYHGAKVKNNKELEIFLLKDPAKEAD; encoded by the exons ATGACAAGATTGTTGAAGAAACATGGCATCATTCACAAGGTGGCGACGACTTACCATCCCCAAATAAATggccaagccgaggtgtctaatagAGAGATCAAGCACATACTGGAAAAGATTGTAAAACCTCATAGAAGGGACTGGAGCTCTAGGCTTGGAGATGCGCTCTGGGCTTATCAGACTGCATATAAGACACCCATCGACATGA GATTGGGAGGAGCCGGAATTGAAAGAAAATTGCAACCAGAGGAATTGGAGTGCCTTCCACTAGAATCATATGAAAACTCAAGGCTCTACAAAAGAAAGGTTAAGGTGGTACATGACaagaacatcaagagaagagagtttagagCTGGGGATCAGGTCCTTctctacaactcaaggttgaGGTTAATGCCAAGCAAATTGAGGTCAAGGTGGGATGGACCCTACGTGGTGGAGAAGGTGAAACCGTATGGAGTTGTCCACCTTAGTCATCCCTCAAGCCCTACCTTCTTCAGAGTCAATGGCCACCGGTTAAAGCTCTATCATGGTgcgaaagtgaagaacaacaaggagctggagatcttcctcttgaaggatcCAGCAAAGGAAGCGGATTGA